A stretch of the Blastocatellia bacterium genome encodes the following:
- a CDS encoding protein kinase translates to MADNTTTQNLSGQIIDNKYELIEPLGEGGMSVVYKARRLRINDEVAIKILHAEVTADAVSQIRFEREAQAAARIKHPNIVTIHDFGTTTSGLTYLVMEMLQGPTLSEELSNYNGLAVERFIDIFLPVCRAIGAAHQEGIIHRDLKPSNILLHKLKDGTELVKVVDFGIVKVRAGEALTQVNNILGTPHYMSPEQCYSRELDARSDIYSLAIIAYEMLTGHLPFNESSIIEILQAHVEKAPPSLRQFRPNIPMDLEAVILRALSKTADERPNSAQEFGQELLTNSGIGHLRTVNTGAHNKNKSSSADLTPYPNKRNEPITPLRLDTISRRLVKVNPDFSNFVGRKKELERLTAEYQNLLAGKARPVVVLGEKGVGLSQLGEEFTKWLKKQNIPVLLTKFYEPTSRAQLPFQPWLDLLRRIFNVRRQSLSQESDLIPIVAEKTGIILPEYIFEGRSLDESEKWSVFESLANTISSTIQIGALIFDSLEYAHVNLEFLSYLIRNFPSQTLFVFLVNSEKATQKGHPCQEWLVSLSRSGGYETIKLTPLSQAELRNMLDGIFGRLEIIERDIERIWEVSRGNPYYVVEVVRYLINERKITLSAEAWHCENIKDFVLPESLQQLAEIKLGQAGQDTLDILRQAAIIGQQFTFDLLEKFTNLSEDTLIDSLEKAIKARILQETESKEEEYLFTDPTVQFVLYEATPKRRRRKLHLQVAKAIEDLVKNNQQKLLRHSTALLHHYYESGEIEKTFYYGRLAAEAALSRQDIAQAEKYYNWALTAASEMQEEGNLPNLEEQAQLYLGSSRIALHLGQIEKAQQDLAKAQQLTKFEQNQTIICHSNLIKSQIEYYLSNFEQAREATEIGLKAARSLGDTKLESQLLLMLAQILTALGKTEETLDILEANLTIARQQKVISTENQILSLLGSTYGLTGKFKQGFILVEQALKMAHNNKDRFGELTALRRMGQLYLQTMQLDKALEAFDCGLELAYILEAKIDEAIFENGRGDVYRYLSELDTARECYEKLLNIANSMDNIGAKTLANHNLGLVSLELGIYHDALRKLKKALEEHNKLGQNRLMAEAYCALAYTNEQLGQVEVAQQNYQTAIELCQRIIHPTYKWQAHYGLANTFWMFGQTEEALEELQKAQEIIQKLCDNLPDNVDLAEFMRDKLKVQALIEDIESSTQENF, encoded by the coding sequence ATGGCAGACAACACAACAACTCAAAATTTATCTGGTCAAATTATTGATAATAAATATGAATTGATTGAGCCTCTTGGCGAAGGAGGTATGTCAGTTGTTTATAAAGCTCGCCGACTACGTATAAATGATGAAGTAGCCATTAAAATTTTACATGCAGAAGTAACGGCTGATGCTGTTAGCCAAATTCGTTTTGAGCGTGAAGCCCAGGCAGCAGCACGAATTAAACACCCTAATATTGTTACTATTCATGACTTTGGAACAACAACTTCAGGGCTAACTTATTTAGTAATGGAAATGCTTCAGGGCCCAACTCTTAGTGAAGAATTAAGTAATTATAATGGTCTGGCTGTAGAGCGATTTATTGATATTTTTCTGCCTGTATGTCGTGCCATAGGAGCAGCACACCAAGAAGGAATTATTCACCGCGACCTTAAACCTTCTAACATATTACTACATAAGCTTAAAGATGGTACAGAATTAGTCAAAGTAGTTGATTTTGGTATTGTTAAAGTTCGTGCAGGTGAAGCGTTAACCCAAGTCAATAACATACTTGGCACACCTCATTATATGTCACCAGAACAATGCTATAGTCGAGAATTAGATGCTCGTTCCGATATATATTCCCTAGCAATAATTGCCTATGAGATGTTAACTGGTCATCTGCCATTTAATGAATCATCAATTATTGAAATTCTGCAAGCTCATGTAGAAAAAGCACCACCATCTTTAAGACAATTCCGGCCTAATATTCCTATGGATTTAGAAGCTGTTATTTTAAGAGCTTTAAGTAAAACGGCTGATGAGCGTCCAAATTCAGCCCAGGAATTTGGACAAGAACTCTTGACTAACTCAGGAATTGGTCATTTACGAACTGTTAACACAGGAGCGCATAACAAAAATAAATCCTCTAGTGCTGATTTAACCCCTTATCCAAATAAGCGTAATGAGCCTATTACACCCTTACGTTTAGATACTATTAGCCGTCGTTTAGTTAAAGTTAATCCAGATTTTAGTAATTTTGTAGGTAGAAAAAAGGAATTAGAAAGACTAACGGCAGAATATCAAAATTTACTAGCTGGAAAAGCTAGGCCAGTGGTAGTTTTAGGGGAAAAAGGCGTTGGACTCTCTCAATTAGGAGAAGAGTTTACTAAATGGTTAAAAAAGCAGAATATTCCTGTTTTGCTAACTAAATTTTATGAACCCACTAGCCGCGCACAACTACCTTTTCAACCTTGGTTGGATTTACTGCGAAGAATATTTAATGTCCGTCGTCAGTCTTTATCTCAAGAATCAGATTTAATTCCTATAGTTGCAGAAAAAACAGGGATAATTTTACCTGAGTATATTTTTGAAGGTCGTAGCCTAGATGAAAGTGAAAAATGGTCAGTTTTTGAAAGTCTAGCAAATACTATTTCCTCAACTATTCAAATAGGAGCATTAATATTTGATAGCTTAGAATATGCTCATGTTAATTTAGAGTTTCTTTCTTATTTAATCCGTAATTTCCCTAGTCAAACATTATTTGTTTTTTTAGTTAATAGTGAAAAAGCAACCCAAAAAGGTCATCCTTGCCAAGAATGGTTAGTTTCTCTATCTCGTTCTGGAGGCTATGAAACCATAAAGCTAACTCCATTAAGTCAAGCTGAATTAAGAAATATGTTAGATGGTATTTTTGGCCGCTTAGAAATAATTGAACGAGATATTGAAAGAATTTGGGAAGTTTCTAGAGGAAACCCTTACTATGTTGTTGAAGTAGTTCGCTATTTAATTAATGAAAGAAAAATAACTTTATCAGCAGAGGCTTGGCATTGTGAAAATATTAAAGATTTTGTGTTACCTGAAAGCTTACAACAGTTAGCAGAAATAAAGTTAGGACAAGCAGGTCAAGATACATTAGATATTTTACGTCAAGCAGCAATAATAGGCCAACAGTTTACTTTTGATCTACTAGAAAAATTTACTAATCTTTCAGAAGATACATTAATTGATTCTTTAGAAAAGGCTATAAAAGCAAGAATACTACAAGAAACAGAGAGCAAAGAAGAAGAATATTTATTTACTGACCCAACAGTTCAATTTGTACTTTATGAAGCAACCCCAAAACGACGTAGACGCAAGCTACATTTACAAGTAGCTAAAGCCATTGAGGACTTAGTAAAAAATAACCAACAAAAATTACTTCGTCATAGTACAGCATTACTTCATCATTATTATGAATCAGGAGAAATAGAAAAAACCTTTTATTATGGTCGTCTTGCAGCAGAAGCAGCACTGTCACGACAAGACATTGCACAAGCAGAAAAATATTATAATTGGGCATTAACTGCTGCTTCAGAAATGCAGGAAGAAGGAAACCTACCTAATTTAGAGGAACAAGCACAGCTTTATTTAGGCTCATCTCGTATTGCTTTACATTTAGGACAAATAGAAAAAGCTCAACAAGACCTTGCAAAAGCCCAACAATTGACTAAATTTGAGCAAAATCAAACTATAATTTGTCATAGTAATTTAATTAAAAGTCAAATAGAGTATTATTTAAGTAATTTTGAGCAAGCACGAGAAGCAACGGAAATAGGATTAAAGGCTGCTCGCTCTCTTGGAGATACCAAATTAGAAAGCCAGTTATTGCTAATGCTAGCCCAAATTCTTACAGCATTGGGAAAGACAGAAGAAACTCTTGATATATTAGAAGCTAATCTAACTATTGCACGCCAGCAAAAAGTTATTAGCACAGAAAACCAAATTTTATCTTTATTAGGTAGCACTTATGGCTTAACAGGAAAATTTAAGCAAGGTTTTATACTAGTAGAACAAGCCTTAAAAATGGCTCATAACAATAAAGACCGTTTTGGAGAATTAACCGCCTTACGTCGTATGGGTCAACTCTATCTTCAAACAATGCAATTAGATAAAGCATTAGAAGCTTTTGATTGTGGGCTAGAACTAGCTTATATTTTAGAAGCTAAAATAGATGAAGCAATTTTTGAAAACGGGCGTGGAGATGTTTACCGCTATTTAAGTGAGTTAGATACGGCTCGTGAATGCTATGAGAAATTACTTAATATTGCTAATAGTATGGATAATATAGGAGCAAAAACACTAGCTAACCATAATTTAGGGTTAGTTAGCTTAGAATTAGGTATCTATCATGATGCTTTACGTAAGCTTAAAAAAGCCTTAGAAGAACATAATAAACTAGGTCAAAATAGGCTAATGGCTGAAGCTTATTGTGCTTTAGCCTATACAAATGAGCAGCTAGGACAAGTAGAAGTAGCCCAACAAAACTATCAAACAGCTATAGAGCTTTGCCAGCGCATTATTCATCCAACCTACAAGTGGCAAGCTCATTATGGTTTAGCAAACACTTTTTGGATGTTTGGTCAAACGGAAGAAGCTTTAGAGGAACTTCAAAAAGCCCAAGAAATTATCCAAAAACTTTGTGATAATTTACCAGATAATGTTGATTTAGCAGAGTTTATGAGAGATAAGCTAAAGGTTCAAGCATTAATAGAAGATATAGAGTCTTCTACGCAGGAGAATTTTTAG
- a CDS encoding ArsR family transcriptional regulator — MDNQLVDKTREKILHLLKINGEMTVSSLSEELKVSGVNIRGHLSRMERDGLVIMRCEKSNERGRPSYLYKLTEKGHSSFPSAYNQLASDVLKQVKQMFGMQAISSIFAGRAQEFLQQLQSKFKGKPLEVTKISELAELLRAMGYVVEVNAMGKNEYVLTIKHCPISQVAADFPEVCTAELNMQRQALDAHVSLKRTIPQGSNSCHYHIIFQNK; from the coding sequence ATGGATAATCAGCTAGTTGACAAAACCCGCGAAAAAATTTTACATCTACTTAAAATTAATGGGGAGATGACTGTATCTTCACTAAGTGAAGAGCTTAAAGTATCAGGTGTAAACATTCGTGGTCATTTAAGCCGAATGGAGAGAGATGGTTTAGTTATTATGCGTTGTGAGAAATCTAATGAACGTGGACGGCCATCATATCTTTATAAACTTACAGAAAAAGGGCATTCTTCTTTTCCTAGTGCTTATAATCAATTGGCTAGTGATGTATTAAAGCAAGTAAAGCAAATGTTTGGTATGCAAGCAATTAGCTCAATATTTGCTGGTCGGGCCCAGGAGTTTCTTCAGCAATTACAATCAAAATTTAAGGGTAAACCCTTAGAAGTTACTAAAATTAGTGAACTTGCAGAACTTTTACGTGCTATGGGTTATGTTGTAGAAGTTAATGCTATGGGTAAGAATGAGTATGTTCTTACCATTAAGCATTGCCCTATTTCCCAGGTTGCAGCAGATTTTCCAGAAGTTTGTACAGCAGAACTTAATATGCAAAGACAAGCTTTAGATGCGCATGTTTCTCTAAAACGTACTATCCCCCAAGGTAGTAATAGTTGTCACTACCATATTATCTTCCAAAATAAATAG
- a CDS encoding DnaJ domain-containing protein — MFDYYQILGVCPKASQDEIRSAYRKLARQLHPDLSNAPEANEQFARLSEAYKVLSNPELRSLYDLGGIEKLDSNRRSNNLRTQRDVYRSNINRVVEEMLEQERLEVQARAQAVTVVATLFTSTFIVALLKPMILDSIVTKVLAVFLFVFGVRFLFQNMQNILEKYTYLPNVPSVTKMTEPPKQPFSRSLALAFLGFGYLVSLVLGTLIGYYFLDNGKNGPYIDNYYLMNIFLLPTIAVFLIGIWREFVSKMDEVFDL; from the coding sequence ATGTTTGATTACTACCAAATACTTGGAGTTTGTCCAAAAGCGAGCCAAGACGAGATCCGTTCAGCCTATCGCAAATTAGCTAGACAACTTCATCCAGATCTAAGCAATGCACCGGAGGCTAATGAACAATTTGCTCGTTTAAGTGAAGCTTATAAAGTGCTTTCTAACCCTGAACTTAGGTCACTTTATGACCTAGGTGGAATAGAAAAACTAGATAGTAACCGCCGAAGCAATAACTTACGCACACAACGAGATGTTTATCGCTCTAATATTAATCGTGTTGTTGAAGAAATGTTAGAACAAGAACGCCTTGAAGTGCAGGCCCGCGCTCAGGCTGTGACTGTAGTAGCAACTCTTTTTACCTCTACTTTTATTGTTGCTCTACTAAAACCTATGATTTTGGATTCTATTGTAACAAAAGTTTTAGCTGTCTTTTTATTTGTTTTTGGAGTACGGTTTCTTTTTCAAAATATGCAAAATATATTAGAGAAATATACTTATTTACCAAACGTTCCTTCAGTAACTAAAATGACAGAACCTCCAAAACAACCCTTTAGCCGTTCTTTAGCCTTAGCTTTTTTAGGATTTGGATATTTGGTTTCTTTAGTGCTAGGTACATTAATAGGGTATTATTTCTTAGATAATGGTAAAAATGGCCCCTACATTGATAATTACTATTTAATGAACATATTTTTGCTACCTACAATTGCAGTTTTTCTTATAGGAATTTGGCGAGAATTTGTTTCAAAAATGGATGAAGTATTTGATTTATAA
- a CDS encoding serine/threonine protein kinase produces the protein MKQCLKCNRPFEDNSGFCPYDGQRLIFVQNKDDMIGRLIDNKYQIDKLIAKGGAGAVYRCTHVQLNVPVALKIMHSNSTSDVSTIERFRREAYAAMQIRHPNAIAVMDFGVTIDNLVYVVMEYLSGVTLRQRLKEQKFFSIKDANEIIQQIAAAAAIAHKRKIVHRDLKPENIFLHLDSEQEVVKVLDFGIAKFKEAIHNEVEGNITRKGFVVGTPHYMSPEQCYGKEVDARSDVYSLGIILYELLTGQLPFVGPSHTAIAVKQASEKPRPTYEVRKGIPAVVNAVVMHALEKAPSNRPPDMIAFASELEAAVKAVTEQEFLKVFLNASEQDLEAALLLASDPNKSSTRMLEIDSDLPTLEEKLNLPPPPAYMSDNNNDISNAPVVGVSGNVASNSRSSSFNHSISIGLKARKTASVPRLQVSKKTSENDFSELQNLLGAAPEAITVGDSSNQQALAADLSQIISIEIPSGTVPKIVNINREALLNSSKETAMLLQIIIGDLETDSPLDDIFLSELKAALQNLLANVKPS, from the coding sequence ATGAAACAATGTCTTAAATGTAATCGCCCTTTTGAAGATAATAGCGGTTTTTGCCCCTATGATGGACAACGCTTAATTTTTGTCCAAAATAAAGATGATATGATTGGGCGGTTGATTGATAACAAATACCAAATAGATAAACTTATTGCTAAGGGTGGTGCTGGTGCAGTTTATCGTTGTACGCATGTACAACTAAATGTTCCTGTAGCCTTAAAGATAATGCACAGTAACTCTACAAGTGATGTTAGTACTATTGAACGCTTTCGCCGTGAAGCTTATGCAGCAATGCAAATACGCCATCCTAATGCTATTGCTGTGATGGATTTTGGTGTCACCATAGATAATTTAGTTTATGTTGTAATGGAATATTTATCAGGTGTAACACTTAGACAAAGGTTAAAGGAACAAAAATTCTTTTCTATTAAGGATGCTAACGAGATTATCCAACAAATTGCTGCTGCTGCTGCTATTGCTCATAAACGTAAAATTGTCCATCGAGACTTAAAACCAGAAAATATCTTTCTTCACCTAGATAGCGAACAAGAAGTTGTAAAAGTCCTAGATTTTGGCATCGCTAAGTTTAAGGAAGCTATTCATAATGAAGTAGAAGGAAACATTACTCGTAAAGGCTTTGTTGTTGGAACTCCTCATTATATGTCACCAGAACAATGTTATGGTAAAGAAGTAGATGCACGCTCTGATGTTTACTCTTTAGGCATTATTCTTTATGAACTACTTACAGGACAGTTGCCTTTTGTTGGGCCATCACATACAGCAATAGCTGTAAAACAAGCATCGGAAAAACCACGCCCTACTTATGAAGTCCGTAAGGGCATACCAGCGGTTGTTAATGCTGTAGTAATGCACGCGCTAGAAAAAGCTCCAAGTAATCGCCCTCCAGATATGATTGCTTTTGCTTCTGAGCTAGAAGCTGCTGTAAAAGCTGTAACAGAACAAGAATTCTTAAAAGTATTTCTTAATGCCAGTGAACAAGATTTAGAAGCAGCACTGCTTTTAGCAAGTGACCCTAATAAAAGCTCTACTAGGATGTTAGAAATAGATAGCGATTTACCAACTTTAGAAGAAAAATTAAATCTACCTCCGCCCCCAGCCTATATGTCTGACAATAATAATGATATAAGTAATGCTCCTGTAGTTGGTGTGTCTGGTAATGTTGCTAGTAATTCCAGAAGTAGTTCTTTTAATCACTCTATAAGCATTGGCTTAAAGGCTAGAAAAACAGCATCTGTTCCGCGTTTGCAAGTTAGTAAAAAAACTAGTGAAAATGACTTTAGCGAGTTACAAAACTTACTTGGTGCTGCTCCAGAGGCTATTACAGTAGGTGATAGCAGTAATCAACAAGCTTTAGCTGCTGATTTATCGCAAATAATTTCTATAGAAATACCATCGGGTACAGTCCCTAAAATTGTAAATATTAACCGAGAAGCCTTACTTAATAGCTCTAAAGAAACTGCAATGTTGCTGCAAATTATTATTGGCGATTTAGAAACAGATAGTCCGCTAGATGATATATTTTTGAGTGAATTAAAAGCAGCACTACAAAATTTACTTGCTAATGTGAAACCTAGTTAA